The nucleotide window CGCCTGGCTGGCCCAGCTCGGTGCCGCGTCGTCCGGGCTCGATTTCGAGCGCCGGGTCGAGGAGACGCTGGACGCGCTCGCCGATCATTGCGAAAGCAATCTCGATCTCGACGCCTTGCTGGCGCTGGCGCGGTGACGCGGCGTTCGCGTGGCGGAATAGGACGACGATGCGGAAGATCTTGTTGATCGGAATCGGGCCGGGCGGTCCGAACTACCTGACCGTTCAGGCGGTCGAGGCGCTGAACCGCGCCACCGTGTTCTTCATTCCCGACAAGGGCGACGAAAAGGCCGAACTGCGCCTGGCGCGCGAGCAGATCTGCGAACGCTTCATCACGGTGCCGGGCTATCGCTTCGTCACCATCGACATTCCGAAGCGCGAGGCGCAGCCGGAGGACTATCGCGCCACGGTGGATGATTGGCACGCCCAGATCGCGGGCCGCTTTCAGCAAGCAATGACCGCGCAGCTTCCGGACGGCGGCTGCGGCGCGTTTCTGGTGTGGGGCGATCCGTCGCTGTACGACAGCACGATCCGTATTCTCGACCGGCTACGCGCACGCGGCATGGCGATCGACTATGAGATCATTCCCGGCATCACCGCGGTGCAGGCGCTGACGGCGCGTCACGGTATCGCGCTCAACGGCATCGGCGAGCCCGTCACGGTCACGACAGGGCGCAAGCTCGCTGCCGCCGGGCGCTGGTCCGGCGAAACCACGGTGGTGATGCTCGACGGCGAGGAGACCTTCGCCAAGATCGACGCCGCTGGCGCCGAGATCTTCTGGGCCGCCAATCTCGGCATGGACGACGAAGTGCTGATCGCGGGCAGGCTTCCGGGGATCGCGTCCGAAATCCAGCGCGTCCGCCGCCAGGTGCGCGCCGCCAAGGGCTGGGTGATGGACATCTATCTGCTGCGCAAGGCGGACGGCGACGAGTCGTAAGACCGGCGCTCCTGCGCGCCTCTGATCGGCACTGATCCGGCCATTCACCCCTGGCTGCGCGGCGAGGTGATGCCCAGCGCCTTGATCCGCGACGCCAGCGTCGTCGGCTTCATGTCGAGCATCGCCGCCGCGCCGTCATCGCCGAACACCTTGCCCTTGCAGGCGCGCAGCGCCGCGACGATGTTGGCGCGTTCGAGGTTGCGCAAGTCCGATGCGGTCATCACGGCGGGCTGCGCGTCCGGCTTCTGGCGGCCGGTGCTGGCCGATGCGTGGCTGCTGGCCGATTCCGGCAGGTCGAAGCGGAGCCGGCCGTTCTGCGCCAGGATGGTGGCGCGCTCGATCACGTTCTGCAGCTCGCGGACGTTGCCCGGCCAGT belongs to Rhodopseudomonas palustris and includes:
- the cobF gene encoding precorrin-6A synthase (deacetylating), with amino-acid sequence MRKILLIGIGPGGPNYLTVQAVEALNRATVFFIPDKGDEKAELRLAREQICERFITVPGYRFVTIDIPKREAQPEDYRATVDDWHAQIAGRFQQAMTAQLPDGGCGAFLVWGDPSLYDSTIRILDRLRARGMAIDYEIIPGITAVQALTARHGIALNGIGEPVTVTTGRKLAAAGRWSGETTVVMLDGEETFAKIDAAGAEIFWAANLGMDDEVLIAGRLPGIASEIQRVRRQVRAAKGWVMDIYLLRKADGDES